In a genomic window of bacterium:
- a CDS encoding pyruvate kinase codes for MKPRHMKTKIVCTIGPASRSGEKLARLMGNGMSVARLNFAHGTLPQHAADIKIIREVASQERAKCPIFIDLPGPKIRVGKLKQQPMYLHKGHVIYLTSRKILRLFHESIPVDYPHLTQSVRLGGLIYLNDGFIQLKVLEIRPALVKCEVLVGGPLLSHKGLNIPDGKIFAEPVTEEDLKYVDFGLEHGIDLFGVSFIEKAEDILKIKAYAKKKGKRIHTIAKIERAEAVKNLDGILKVTDMVRVARGDLGVQIPIEEVPL; via the coding sequence CTGGCCCGCCTCATGGGGAACGGGATGAGCGTGGCCCGGTTGAATTTCGCCCATGGGACCCTGCCACAGCACGCCGCGGACATCAAGATCATCCGGGAGGTCGCGTCCCAGGAACGGGCCAAATGCCCCATTTTCATCGACCTGCCCGGCCCCAAGATCCGCGTGGGGAAGCTGAAGCAGCAGCCCATGTATCTGCACAAGGGCCATGTCATCTACCTGACCTCCCGCAAGATCCTCCGGCTCTTCCACGAGAGCATCCCCGTCGATTACCCCCATTTGACCCAGAGCGTGCGGCTGGGCGGCCTCATCTACCTGAATGACGGTTTCATCCAGCTCAAGGTCCTGGAGATCCGTCCGGCCCTGGTGAAATGCGAGGTGCTGGTGGGCGGGCCCCTCTTGTCCCACAAGGGATTGAACATCCCCGACGGGAAGATCTTCGCGGAGCCGGTGACCGAGGAGGACCTGAAATACGTGGATTTCGGCCTGGAGCACGGCATCGACCTCTTCGGGGTCTCCTTCATCGAGAAGGCCGAGGACATCCTCAAGATCAAGGCCTATGCCAAGAAGAAGGGCAAGCGCATCCACACCATCGCCAAGATCGAGCGCGCCGAGGCGGTCAAGAACCTGGACGGGATCTTGAAGGTCACCGACATGGTGAGGGTGGCCCGGGGCGACCTGGGGGTGCAGATCCCCATCGAGGAAGTGCCCCT